One Carassius gibelio isolate Cgi1373 ecotype wild population from Czech Republic chromosome A7, carGib1.2-hapl.c, whole genome shotgun sequence DNA window includes the following coding sequences:
- the LOC128017067 gene encoding trafficking protein particle complex subunit 14-like: MVMVLMMESQCEYFMYFPAVPISDLSDPAKYRTLPRRSHLYLGETVRFLLVLRSQSVASVSGSTCTAAADGSSSEHHSSRSWRELAGSLCAVASVSPGDNRQRTQPLYHDYHSSGDECVEDTDDDDAAEVGCAGNVRGGPRYRGFRECKPLLIHNNPGNGVREFRKAPVQSPVDEPVVLSDEVIFPLTVSLDKLPVNTLKVKIIVTVWKQEEEKAEIQEHGYLSILQQKSPCQTFRQDLNTFKAQVSTTLSVLPPPTVKCQQMTVSGRHLTVLKVLNASSQEEVCVRDIKIFPNFNSSYLPMMPDGSVLLVDNVCHQSGEVAMASFYRMDSESSHLPSMLSALEEQNFLFQLQLNNQPQDESTEGLEVPLVAVLQWSTSKLPFTNSIYTHYSLPSVRLDRPRFIMTASCPSAVKAHEHFRVRYTLLNNLQDFLAVRLVWTPEGRGQKEDPAVNAVVCHSPLSNLGYCRKGSTLSVSVAFQILQAGLFELSQHMKLKLQFTASVSNPPPDARPLSRKNSPSSPAVRDILDRHQASLSLGRSQSFSHQQPSKFHLTRTGSVMERRAITPPVGSPVGRPLYLPPDRNILSLDKIAKRECKVLVLDSHT, encoded by the exons ATGGTCATGGTGTTAATGATGGAATCGCAATGCGAGTACTTTATGTATTTTCCGGCCGTCCCCATCTCAGACCTGTCGGACCCGGCCAAATACCGCACGCTCCCGCGTCGCAGTCACCTTTATCTCGGGGAAACCGTGCGCTTTCTGCTGGTTTTGCGCTCTCAGAGCGTCGCGTCGGTGTCCGGGTCGACCTGCACTGCGGCAGCGGATGGCAGCAGCTCGGAGCATCACAGCAGTCGCTCTTGGAGGGAGCTGGCCGGTTCTCTCTGCGCCGTGGCCAGCGTTAGCCCTGGTGACAACCGACAGCGAACACAGCCTCTGTATCACGACTACCACAGCAGCGGGGACGAGTGTGTGGAGGACACGGACGATGATGATGCTGCGGAGGTGGGCTGCGCAGGTAACGTTAGAGGGGGCCCGAGGTACCGGGGCTTCAGGGAATGCAAGCCGCTCCTCATTCACAACAACCCCGGCAACGGCGTGAGGGAATTCCGCAaggctcctgtacag TCTCCTGTGGATGAGCCAGTTGTTTTAAGCGATGAGGTCATCTTCCCCCTGACTGTGTCACTGGATAAGCTCCCTGTCAACACTCTCAAAGTGAAG ATAATTGTAACTGTGTGGAAGCAAGAAGAGGAGAAAGCTGAGATCCAGGAGCATGGCTACCTCAGCATCCTCCAACAAAAGAGCCCCTGCCAAACATTTCGCCAGGATCTAAACACCTTCAAAGCACAGG TCAGCACCACACTTAGTGTCCTGCCCCCTCCGACTGTAAAGTGTCAACAGATGACAGTCTCAGGGAGACACTTGACTGTCCTCAAAG TGTTAAATGCAAGTTCTCAAGAGgaagtgtgtgtacgtgacatcAAGATCTTTCCCAACTTCAATTCTTCGTACTTACCAATGATGCCAGATGGCTCTGTACTGCTGGTGGACAATGTTtg TCATCAGTCAGGAGAAGTTGCCATGGCATCATTTTACAGAATGGACAGTGAGTCCAGTCACCTTCCCAGCATGCTCAGTGCTCTAGAGGAGCAAAACTTTCTCTTCCAGCTGCAGCTCAATAACCAGCCACAAGATGAATCAACTGAG GGACTAGAGGTGCCATTAGTTGCAGTCTTACAGTGGTCCACTTCTAAATTGCCCTTCACCAACTCTATCTACACTCACTATAGTCTCCCTAGTGTGAGACTGGACCGGCCGCGCTTCATTATGACAGCTAGCTGCCCCAGTGCGGTCAAGGCTCACGAACATTTCCGGGTGAGATATACCCTCCTCAACAACTTGCAGGACTTTCTGGCAGTCCGTCTAGTCTGGACTCCTGAAG GTCGTGGACAGAAAGAGGATCCTGCAGTCAATGCAGTGGTGTGTCATTCTCCTCTCAGTAACCTGGGTTACTGTCGAAAAGGCAGTACCCTTTCCGTCAGTGTAGCTTTCCAGATACTCCAAGCAGGTCTTTTTGAG TTGAGTCAGCACATGAAACTGAAGTTACAGTTCACAGCGTCCGTGTCCAACCCTCCCCCTGATGCCCGTCCGTTGTCCCGCAAGAACAGTCCGTCCAGTCCAGCGGTTAGAGATATTCTGGACCGACATCAGGCCAGTCTCAGTCTGGGCCGCTCTCAGTCCTTTTCTCACCAGCAGCCATCCAAGTTTCACCTCACAAG GACAGGCAGTGTTATGGAGCGCAGGGCCATCACCCCTCCTGTGGGCTCTCCTGTTGGACGGCCGCTGTACCTCCCTCCAGACAGGAACATCTTGTCACTTGACAAAATTGCCAAGCGTGAGTGCAAGGTGCTGGTACTGGATTCACACacctaa